One Dioscorea cayenensis subsp. rotundata cultivar TDr96_F1 chromosome 17, TDr96_F1_v2_PseudoChromosome.rev07_lg8_w22 25.fasta, whole genome shotgun sequence DNA window includes the following coding sequences:
- the LOC120280055 gene encoding receptor-like protein 42, translating to MQPYLIYLSLSGNNLSGEIPTSIGNMLGLHVLDLSRNNLDGVIPGNLHNLTYLMALDLKTNSLSGTIPPSIGSLQRLQSLHLSNNMLSGAMPSSLQNCSYLEMLDLGDNFLDGSIPIWLTSKIPALIVLRLRSNMFAGQIPPQLSNLSSLQVVDLADNNLEGHIPLSFGDFKGMSRTQMVNKYLLFGFYRASYYEEQLTVNLNNNELVFTKTLSLLTSIDLSRNKLSGPLPQTLTKLAGLLVLDLSHNHLTGDIPEDISAMRNLISLDLSNNGFSGVIPSTMTGMSFLSHLNLSNNNFSGKIPKAGQFSTFDSSSFSGNGDLCGFPLALQCQQTDGFFVGLLGLFAVISIRKQWRVAYFKVVDAFISETSKVKNVMPRLQVNSGV from the exons ATGCAGCCTTATCTGATTTATCTATCCCTCTCTGGTAACAACTTGTCTGGTGAAATCCCGACATCGATCGGTAACATGCTGGGACTTCATGTACTTGATTTGTCAAGGAACAATTTAGATGGTGTCATCCCTGGGAACCTGCACAACCTTACTTATTTGATGGCTCTTGACCTCAAAACCAACTCTCTGTCTGGGACTATTCCTCCATCTATAGGTAGTTTGCAAAGGCTCCAGTCATTGCACCTCAGCAACAACATGCTGTCAGGAGCCATGCCATCATCCTTGCAAAACTGCTCCTATTTGGAAATGCTGGATCTCGGAGACAACTTTCTAGATGGTTCCATCCCAATTTGGCTCACATCAAAGATTCCGGCACTCATAGTACTAAGGCTGAGATCAAACATGTTCGCCGGCCAGATACCGCCTCAGCTTTCAAACTTGAGCTCCTTGCAGGTTGTTGATCTTGCAGATAATAACTTAGAAGGCCATATTCCTCTGAGTTTTGGAGACTTCAAAGGTATGTCTAGAACTCAAATGGTGAACAAGTACTTGCTCTTCGGATTCTATCGAGCAAGTTACTATGAAGAGCAATTAACTGTGAATTTGAACAACAATGAACTTGTCTTTACCAAGACTCTTTCACTCTTAACTAGCATTGATCTGTCAAGAAACAAGCTATCAGGACCATTGCCTCAGACATTGACCAAACTTGCAGGTCTGCTTGTCTTAGACCTTTCCCACAACCACTTGACAGGTGACATACCAGAAGACATCAGTGCTATGAGAAACTTGATTTCTCTAGACTTATCAAATAACGGTTTCTCAGGTGTCATTCCATCAACTATGACAGGCATGAGTTTTTTGAGCCATCTTAACTTGTCTAACAACAACTTCTCTGGAAAGATCCCTAAGGCAGGTCAATTCTCAACctttgattcatcttcatttagtgGAAATGGTGATCTCTGTGGCTTTCCACTGGCCTTGCAGTGTCAGCAGACTGatg GATTCTTTGTTGGTCTCTTGGGATTGTTTGCAGTAATATCTATTAGAAAGCAATGGAGGGTTGCCTACTTCAAAGTTGTGGATGCCTTCATCAGTGAGACATCGAAGGTAAAGAATGTCATGCCAAGGCTTCAAGTCAACAGCGGTGTCTAA
- the LOC120280054 gene encoding phospholipase D alpha 1-like isoform X2, producing the protein MAQMLLHGTLQATIFEAHSLIKPGRTSGSAPRFFHQLVEGIENAIGIAEEPSKVYATIDLDKARVGHTRRISNEPENPRWHEAFQIYCAHSAANVIFTVKCDMVVDASLFGRAHLPVEQIINGTEVERWLEICDQKHNPIGSSKIHVKVQYFDVSKDRSWSRGIQSSKFPGVPYTFFQQRQGCKVSLYQDVHVSDNFIPKIPLADGKYYEPHRCWEDIFDAITNAQHLIYIAGWSVYTEITLIRDSRRPRPGGDATLGELLKKKATEGVRVLMLVWNDKTSGGLFGKEGHMETHDEDTADYFRGTDVHCVLCERNADGGDIVENLEKSFIFTHHQKIVVVDQEMPKKTSLRRRIVSFVGGIDLCDGRYDTQFHSLFRTLDTAHHDDFHQINFAGASIKKGGPREPWHDIHSRLEGPVAWDVLFNFEQRWRKQGGGEDLLVHIRDLENIIIPPSPVLFPEDRETWNVQLFRSIDAGAAYGFPETPEGAARAGLISGKDQIIDRSIQDAYINAIRRAKNFIYIENQYFLGSSFGWKADGIEPEEIGALHLIPKELSLKIVSKIEAGERFTVYVVIPMWPEGEPEGGSVQAILDWQRRTMEMMYTDIVEALKAKNITANPKDYLSFFCLGNREVKKNGEYTPEEQPEPDTDYSRAQQARRFMIYVHAKLMIVDDEYIIIGSANINQRSMDGARDSEIAMGAYQPYHLSTKQPARGHIHGFRMALWYEHLGMLDEVFLQPESLDCVHKVNATAQKYWDIYTSDTLEHDLPGHLLSYPVAVTNEGAITELPGMECFPDTKGRVLGTQSDYLPAILTT; encoded by the exons ATGGCTCAGATGTTGCTGCATGGGACCTTGCAAGCCACCATCTTCGAGGCTCACTCGCTCATCAAACCCGGCAGAACAAGTGGCTCTGCTCCCAGGTTTTTCCATCag CTTGTTGAAGGAATTGAGAATGCTATTGGCATTGCCGAGGAGCCTAGTAAAGTTTATGCAACTATCGATCTCGATAAGGCAAGAGTTGGTCACACTAGACGGATTTCAAATGAACCAGAAAATCCACGTTGGCATGAAGCTTTCCAAATCTACTGCGCTCATTCTGCAGCCAATGTCATCTTCACTGTGAAGTGTGACATGGTTGTAGATGCATCACTGTTTGGACGTGCTCATCTGCCTGTGGAACAGATCATTAATGGCACGGAAGTGGAAAGATGGCTTGAGATCTGTGATCAAAAACACAATCCAATTGGCAGTTCAAAGATTCATGTGAAAGTGCAGTACTTTGATGTTTCAAAAGACAGAAGTTGGAGTAGAGGAATTCAAAGTTCTAAATTCCCTGGTGTTCCTTATACATTTTTCCAACAGAGGCAGGGTTGCAAGGTTTCTTTGTATCAAGATGTGCATGTCTCTGACAACTTCATCCCCAAAATACCCCTTGCTGATGGCAAATATTATGAGCCACATAGATGTTGGGAGGATATTTTTGATGCCATCACTAATGCGCAGCATTTGATCTATATTGCTGGATGGTCTGTCTATACAGAGATCACATTGATAAGGGACTCTAGAAGGCCAAGACCCGGAGGAGATGCCACACTTGGTGAGTTACTTAAGAAGAAGGCTACTGAAGGTGTTAGAGTCCTTATGCTTGTTTGGAATGATAAAACTTCTGGAGGTTTGTTTGGTAAAGAGGGTCACATGGAAACTCATGATGAAGATACTGCAGATTATTTCCGAGGCACAGATGTTCACTGTGTTCTGTGTGAAAGAAATGCTGATGGAGGAGACATTGTTGAGAATCTGGAGAAATCCTTCATATTCACTCATCATCAAAAGATTGTTGTGGTAGATCAAGAGATGCCTAAGAAGACTTCTCTGCGGAGGAGAATTGTGAGTTTTGTTGGGGGTATTGACCTCTGTGATGGAAGATATGATACACAGTTTCATTCTCTGTTCAGAACTTTGGATACAGCTCATCATGATGATTTCCACCAGATTAACTTTGCTGGTGCATCTATCAAAAAAGGTGGACCAAGAGAGCCATGGCATGACATTCATTCAAGACTTGAAGGTCCAGTTGCATGGGATGTTTTGTTCAACTTTGAACAGAGATGGAGGAAACAGGGTGGTGGTGAGGATCTGCTTGTTCACATCAGGGATCTGGAGAACATCATCATTCCTCCTTCTCCTGTTTTGTTTCCAGAAGATAGGGAAACATGGAATGTTCAGCTATTTAGATCAATTGATGCAGGTGCTGCCTATGGTTTTCCTGAGACACCAGAAGGTGCAGCTAGAGCAGGGTTGATAAGCGGAAAAGACCAGATCATAGACCGGAGCATTCAAGATGCTTATATCAATGCCATTCGCCGGgcgaaaaattttatttacattgaaaacCAGTACTTCCTTGGTAGCTCCTTTGGGTGGAAAGCAGATGGCATTGAGCCGGAAGAGATTGGAGCATTGCATTTGATTCCTAAGGAGCTATCTTTGAAGATTGTCAGCAAGATTGAAGCTGGTGAACGTTTTACTGTTTATGTTGTTATTCCAATGTGGCCAGAGGGAGAACCTGAGGGTGGTTCAGTTCAGGCAATTCTGGATTGGCAGCGAAGGACAATGGAGATGATGTATACTGATATTGTTGAAGCTCTGAAAGCGAAGAACATCACGGCGAATCCTAAAGATTATTTGAGCTTCTTTTGCTTAGGAAATCGGGAAGTAAAGAAGAATGGAGAGTACACACCTGAGGAGCAACCCGAGCCTGATACAGATTATAGCAGGGCTCAGCAGGCCAGAAGGTTTATGATCTATGTCCACGCAAAGCTGATGATTG TTGATGATGAGTACATAATCATTGGCTCAGCTAACATCAATCAGAGGTCAATGGATGGAGCCAGGGACTCAGAGATTGCCATGGGTGCATACCAGCCTTACCATCTATCAACCAAGCAGCCTGCCAGGGGACATATCCATGGTTTCCGGATGGCTTTGTGGTATGAACACCTGGGGATGCTGGATGAAGTTTTCCTCCAGCCAGAGAGCCTGGATTGTGTGCACAAGGTGAATGCCACCGCGCAAAAGTATTGGGATATTTACACTAGTGATACACTAGAACATGACCTCCCGGGCCATCTGCTAAGTTACCCAGTTGCAGTTACTAATGAAGGTGCCATCACAGAGTTGCCTGGTATGGAGTGCTTCCCAGACACTAAGGGCCGTGTTCTTGGGACCCAGAGTGACTACCTTCCCGCCATCCTCACAACATAA
- the LOC120280054 gene encoding phospholipase D alpha 1-like isoform X1, whose product MAQILLHGNLHVTIFEAHLITKAGGASGSTAGFLEQLVEGIENAIGIAEEPSKVYATIDLDKARVGHTRRISNEPENPRWHEAFQIYCAHSAANVIFTVKCDMVVDASLFGRAHLPVEQIINGTEVERWLEICDQKHNPIGSSKIHVKVQYFDVSKDRSWSRGIQSSKFPGVPYTFFQQRQGCKVSLYQDVHVSDNFIPKIPLADGKYYEPHRCWEDIFDAITNAQHLIYIAGWSVYTEITLIRDSRRPRPGGDATLGELLKKKATEGVRVLMLVWNDKTSGGLFGKEGHMETHDEDTADYFRGTDVHCVLCERNADGGDIVENLEKSFIFTHHQKIVVVDQEMPKKTSLRRRIVSFVGGIDLCDGRYDTQFHSLFRTLDTAHHDDFHQINFAGASIKKGGPREPWHDIHSRLEGPVAWDVLFNFEQRWRKQGGGEDLLVHIRDLENIIIPPSPVLFPEDRETWNVQLFRSIDAGAAYGFPETPEGAARAGLISGKDQIIDRSIQDAYINAIRRAKNFIYIENQYFLGSSFGWKADGIEPEEIGALHLIPKELSLKIVSKIEAGERFTVYVVIPMWPEGEPEGGSVQAILDWQRRTMEMMYTDIVEALKAKNITANPKDYLSFFCLGNREVKKNGEYTPEEQPEPDTDYSRAQQARRFMIYVHAKLMIVDDEYIIIGSANINQRSMDGARDSEIAMGAYQPYHLSTKQPARGHIHGFRMALWYEHLGMLDEVFLQPESLDCVHKVNATAQKYWDIYTSDTLEHDLPGHLLSYPVAVTNEGAITELPGMECFPDTKGRVLGTQSDYLPAILTT is encoded by the exons ATGGCTCAGATCTTGCTGCATGGGAACTTGCACGTCACCATCTTTGAGGCTCACTTGATCACCAAAGCCGGCGGAGCTTCTGGTTCCACTGCCGGGTTTCTTGAGCAG CTTGTTGAAGGAATTGAGAATGCTATTGGCATTGCCGAGGAGCCTAGTAAAGTTTATGCAACTATCGATCTCGATAAGGCAAGAGTTGGTCACACTAGACGGATTTCAAATGAACCAGAAAATCCACGTTGGCATGAAGCTTTCCAAATCTACTGCGCTCATTCTGCAGCCAATGTCATCTTCACTGTGAAGTGTGACATGGTTGTAGATGCATCACTGTTTGGACGTGCTCATCTGCCTGTGGAACAGATCATTAATGGCACGGAAGTGGAAAGATGGCTTGAGATCTGTGATCAAAAACACAATCCAATTGGCAGTTCAAAGATTCATGTGAAAGTGCAGTACTTTGATGTTTCAAAAGACAGAAGTTGGAGTAGAGGAATTCAAAGTTCTAAATTCCCTGGTGTTCCTTATACATTTTTCCAACAGAGGCAGGGTTGCAAGGTTTCTTTGTATCAAGATGTGCATGTCTCTGACAACTTCATCCCCAAAATACCCCTTGCTGATGGCAAATATTATGAGCCACATAGATGTTGGGAGGATATTTTTGATGCCATCACTAATGCGCAGCATTTGATCTATATTGCTGGATGGTCTGTCTATACAGAGATCACATTGATAAGGGACTCTAGAAGGCCAAGACCCGGAGGAGATGCCACACTTGGTGAGTTACTTAAGAAGAAGGCTACTGAAGGTGTTAGAGTCCTTATGCTTGTTTGGAATGATAAAACTTCTGGAGGTTTGTTTGGTAAAGAGGGTCACATGGAAACTCATGATGAAGATACTGCAGATTATTTCCGAGGCACAGATGTTCACTGTGTTCTGTGTGAAAGAAATGCTGATGGAGGAGACATTGTTGAGAATCTGGAGAAATCCTTCATATTCACTCATCATCAAAAGATTGTTGTGGTAGATCAAGAGATGCCTAAGAAGACTTCTCTGCGGAGGAGAATTGTGAGTTTTGTTGGGGGTATTGACCTCTGTGATGGAAGATATGATACACAGTTTCATTCTCTGTTCAGAACTTTGGATACAGCTCATCATGATGATTTCCACCAGATTAACTTTGCTGGTGCATCTATCAAAAAAGGTGGACCAAGAGAGCCATGGCATGACATTCATTCAAGACTTGAAGGTCCAGTTGCATGGGATGTTTTGTTCAACTTTGAACAGAGATGGAGGAAACAGGGTGGTGGTGAGGATCTGCTTGTTCACATCAGGGATCTGGAGAACATCATCATTCCTCCTTCTCCTGTTTTGTTTCCAGAAGATAGGGAAACATGGAATGTTCAGCTATTTAGATCAATTGATGCAGGTGCTGCCTATGGTTTTCCTGAGACACCAGAAGGTGCAGCTAGAGCAGGGTTGATAAGCGGAAAAGACCAGATCATAGACCGGAGCATTCAAGATGCTTATATCAATGCCATTCGCCGGgcgaaaaattttatttacattgaaaacCAGTACTTCCTTGGTAGCTCCTTTGGGTGGAAAGCAGATGGCATTGAGCCGGAAGAGATTGGAGCATTGCATTTGATTCCTAAGGAGCTATCTTTGAAGATTGTCAGCAAGATTGAAGCTGGTGAACGTTTTACTGTTTATGTTGTTATTCCAATGTGGCCAGAGGGAGAACCTGAGGGTGGTTCAGTTCAGGCAATTCTGGATTGGCAGCGAAGGACAATGGAGATGATGTATACTGATATTGTTGAAGCTCTGAAAGCGAAGAACATCACGGCGAATCCTAAAGATTATTTGAGCTTCTTTTGCTTAGGAAATCGGGAAGTAAAGAAGAATGGAGAGTACACACCTGAGGAGCAACCCGAGCCTGATACAGATTATAGCAGGGCTCAGCAGGCCAGAAGGTTTATGATCTATGTCCACGCAAAGCTGATGATTG TTGATGATGAGTACATAATCATTGGCTCAGCTAACATCAATCAGAGGTCAATGGATGGAGCCAGGGACTCAGAGATTGCCATGGGTGCATACCAGCCTTACCATCTATCAACCAAGCAGCCTGCCAGGGGACATATCCATGGTTTCCGGATGGCTTTGTGGTATGAACACCTGGGGATGCTGGATGAAGTTTTCCTCCAGCCAGAGAGCCTGGATTGTGTGCACAAGGTGAATGCCACCGCGCAAAAGTATTGGGATATTTACACTAGTGATACACTAGAACATGACCTCCCGGGCCATCTGCTAAGTTACCCAGTTGCAGTTACTAATGAAGGTGCCATCACAGAGTTGCCTGGTATGGAGTGCTTCCCAGACACTAAGGGCCGTGTTCTTGGGACCCAGAGTGACTACCTTCCCGCCATCCTCACAACATAA